The Zonotrichia leucophrys gambelii isolate GWCS_2022_RI chromosome 23, RI_Zleu_2.0, whole genome shotgun sequence genome includes a region encoding these proteins:
- the TMEM200B gene encoding transmembrane protein 200B, with product MTAGSAESNGPMREAEPRGPKVPVPPVPPRRRGRLRRQPPTEPPLKGQLRMRSPAGAFVMVGISVVLVGMTIAVVGYWPHRGHGGAEASVGNTSVVGDMRREVVAGRHVPHSEKLKLIGPVIMGIGLFIFICANTMLYENRDMETRQLMQKGLYSLAVGLPGGTSPEDGHCLHRDSQPFPKANAECVEGCYQVDLSCQPCPSPGSKWSDCYGPNRLQAMAEFLQHPAASPAASLHSLRSTEANLSLPRGAGAESLLSSAVGALTLPIIKLNNCLLDGAARGAGGRAQRGPAERPPKTSQLSIGDSTAPCGHDADGGGGHVVISMGDSCPGMEPLVELSPDVHLHTPGHSKSLDLGRPGVLLVAPIKDRKNRSWPRLDHVSLVGYAKLESTGESSDQLLEPSECPGQGQPLPSSWVVGMEQGTRV from the coding sequence ATGACTGCAGGGAGCGCCGAATCCAACGGGCCCATGCGGGAAGCGGAGCCCAGAGGGCCCAAGGTGCcggtgccccccgtgcccccgcGGCGCCGGGGCCGCCTGCGGCGCCAGCCCCCGACAGAGCCCCCACTGAAGGGGCAGCTCCGCATGCGCTCACCCGCGGGCGCCTTCGTCATGGTGGGCATCTCTGTGGTCCTGGTGGGCATGACCATTGCCGTGGTGGGCTACTGGCCTCACCGGGGACACGGGGGCGCCGAGGCCAGCGTGGGGAACACCAGTGTGGTGGGGGACATGAGGAGGGAGGTGGTGGCTGGGCGCCACGTGCCCCACAGTGAGAAGCTGAAGCTGATCGGCCCTGTCATCATGGGAATCGGGCTCTTCATCTTCATCTGTGCCAACACGATGCTGTACGAGAACAGGGACATGGAGACCCGGCAGCTGATGCAGAAGGGGCTCTACAGCCTGGCAGTGGGGCTGCCTGGGGGGACCAGCCCCGAGGatgggcactgcctgcacagggacagccagccctTCCCCAAGGCCAACGCTGAGTGCGTGGAGGGCTGTTACCAGGTGGACCTGTCCtgtcagccctgccccagccctggcagcaagTGGTCTGACTGCTACGGCCCCAACCGGCTCCAGGCCATGGCCGAGTTCCTGCAGCACCCGGCAGCTTCACCCGCGGCCTCTCTCCACAGCCTCCGCTCCACCGAGGCCAACCTGAGCCTCCCGCGCGGCGCCGGAGCCGAGTCCCTCCTGTCCTCGGCCGTGGGGGCCCTGACACTGCCCATCATCAAACTCAACAACTGCCTCCTGGACGGGGCAGCGCGGGGGGCTGGcgggagggcacagaggggcccTGCTGAGCGTCCTCCCAAAACATCACAGCTCTCCATCGGTGACAGCACCGCACCCTGCGGCCACGACGCTGATGGTGGCGGTGGCCACGTTGTCATCAGCATGGGTGACAGCTGTCCTGGCATGGAGCCGCTGGTGGAGCTGAGCCCCGATGTGCACCTCCACACCCCGGGACACTCCAAATCCCTGGACCTTGGCCGGccgggggtgctgctggtggcccCCATCAAGGACCGCAAGAACCGGAGCTGGCCCCGGCTGGACCACGTCAGCCTCGTGGGCTACGCCAAACTGGAGAGCACTGGCGAGTCCTCGGaccagctgctggagcccagcgagtgcccaggccagggccagcccctgcccagctcctgggtggTGGGCATGGAGCAGGGCACACGGGTCTAA